From the genome of Bacteroidales bacterium WCE2008, one region includes:
- a CDS encoding uridine kinase: MMQIYCKNSRTSKKFPEGTSLEQMIDEFDFEKPYPIVSAKVNNVSQGLRYRAYHNKEVEFLDVTNASGLRVYRRSLYFLLYKASMEVFPGSKVFMEHPISNGYFCHLHKVDESPLTEEDIKLIEARMRQIVDENVPFHRYEVETEKAIEIFRKNGMDDKVKLLETGDEVYTDYYTLGDTVDYYYGRLVPTAGFLKVWGIQLFHNGILLRVPDRKDPTKLAKFVDMPKTFEMFNENLKWNIIMRMANVGDVNHACREGHASELIQVAEALQEKKIVQIAEEIFRRYESETPVKVVLITGPSSSGKTTFCKRLSIQLKACGLQPMSMSTDDYFVNRVDTPKFPDGSYDFDNFETVDHEMMENAIIRMLDGEDVQVPEFNFVTGIREFNGKHIQLGPGKILLIEGIHALNPALTDRIDESAKFRIFINTMTSASLDNHNCIPTSDNRLLRRIIRDYNKGAFTARESISQWPMVRRAEHQWIYPYQELADMMFNSAYLIEFAVLKAHAIPILQSVPKNCPEYSEAHRLLKFLSYFTPVPDKEIPPTSLLREFLGGSSFTY; encoded by the coding sequence ATGATGCAGATTTATTGCAAGAATTCCCGCACCTCGAAGAAGTTCCCCGAGGGCACATCTCTGGAGCAGATGATAGACGAATTCGACTTCGAGAAGCCGTATCCTATCGTCTCTGCCAAAGTCAACAACGTATCCCAGGGACTCCGCTACAGAGCATACCACAACAAGGAAGTGGAATTTCTTGACGTCACCAACGCCAGTGGACTGAGAGTCTACAGACGTTCCCTTTACTTCCTGCTTTACAAGGCTTCGATGGAAGTCTTCCCGGGAAGCAAAGTCTTCATGGAGCATCCAATCTCCAACGGATATTTCTGCCATCTTCACAAAGTCGACGAAAGCCCTCTCACCGAAGAAGACATAAAGCTCATAGAAGCGCGGATGCGTCAGATCGTGGACGAGAATGTTCCGTTCCACCGCTACGAAGTCGAGACTGAAAAGGCAATCGAAATCTTCCGCAAGAACGGCATGGACGACAAGGTCAAGCTGCTCGAAACCGGAGACGAAGTCTATACCGACTACTACACCCTCGGCGATACCGTGGACTACTATTATGGCCGCCTCGTCCCTACCGCAGGCTTCCTCAAAGTCTGGGGCATCCAGCTCTTCCACAACGGAATCCTTCTCCGCGTCCCTGACAGGAAAGACCCTACGAAACTGGCAAAGTTCGTGGACATGCCGAAGACGTTCGAGATGTTCAACGAGAACCTGAAGTGGAACATCATCATGAGGATGGCCAATGTAGGAGACGTCAACCACGCCTGCCGCGAAGGCCATGCCAGCGAGCTGATCCAGGTCGCAGAGGCCCTTCAGGAGAAGAAGATCGTACAGATAGCCGAAGAGATCTTCCGCCGCTATGAGTCCGAGACGCCTGTCAAGGTCGTGCTTATAACCGGCCCGAGCAGCAGCGGTAAGACCACCTTCTGCAAGAGGTTGAGCATCCAGCTCAAGGCCTGCGGTCTTCAGCCTATGTCCATGTCCACCGACGACTATTTCGTCAACAGGGTTGACACCCCTAAATTCCCGGACGGCAGCTACGACTTCGACAACTTCGAGACAGTCGACCACGAGATGATGGAGAATGCCATCATCCGTATGCTGGACGGCGAAGATGTCCAGGTTCCGGAGTTCAACTTCGTGACCGGTATCAGAGAGTTCAATGGAAAGCATATCCAGCTCGGCCCGGGCAAGATCCTGCTTATCGAGGGCATCCACGCCCTCAACCCTGCCCTTACCGACAGGATCGACGAGAGCGCAAAGTTCCGCATATTCATAAACACCATGACCAGCGCCTCGCTGGACAACCATAACTGCATCCCTACGAGCGACAACCGTCTGCTCAGAAGGATCATCAGAGACTACAACAAAGGCGCATTCACAGCCCGCGAATCGATCAGCCAGTGGCCGATGGTCCGCAGGGCCGAGCACCAGTGGATATACCCTTATCAGGAGCTCGCAGACATGATGTTCAACTCGGCTTATCTTATCGAATTCGCGGTGCTGAAAGCCCATGCGATTCCGATTCTCCAGAGCGTGCCTAAGAACTGTCCGGAGTACAGCGAGGCTCACCGTCTGCTGAAGTTCCTTAGCTACTTCACCCCGGTTCCTGACAAGGAAATCCCTCCTACCTCACTCCTCAGAGAGTTCCTCGGAGGCAGCTCATTCACATATTAA
- a CDS encoding transporter, NhaC family, producing the protein MKRTSIIRTCISLIPVAVLVVMLAFDISIFGSDSILGASQVSLLTAAGICIWLSMWLFKAPWSRFEEAIKSNIGDITTAIVILFLIGAISGTWTMSGVIPTLICYGVKIISPKFFLLTACVICAAVSIMIGSSWTTIATIGVALLGIGKAEGFSDGLIAGAIISGAYFGDKISPLSDTTVMASSINGVPLFDHIRYMFFTTVPSIVITLILFTVLGFTHNGTDAGDIAVYTETLESKFHISAWLLLVPLATGFMIAKKLPALIVLGLSVAVAAIFAVLFQPDLIREIGSSAAIAHGITGTVSDAKLMLAGIIDTIYDTVAVDTGVEAVNELVTSRGMLGMLNTVYLIICAMCFGGCLKASGMLHHIASLIIPLARRRTGMVASTVCTGTILNGLVSDQYLSIILTSNIYKDIYARQGYESRLLSRSVEDSATVTSPLFPWSSCGMTQATILGIPTLVYLPYCFFNIISPLMSMAIAAIGYKIFRTEK; encoded by the coding sequence ATGAAACGGACTTCTATAATCAGAACCTGCATCTCGCTTATCCCCGTAGCGGTGCTTGTTGTAATGCTGGCCTTCGACATCAGCATCTTCGGCAGCGACTCCATTCTCGGAGCCAGCCAGGTCTCCCTGCTGACGGCGGCCGGCATCTGCATCTGGCTATCCATGTGGCTCTTCAAGGCCCCATGGTCCAGGTTCGAAGAGGCCATTAAGAGCAACATCGGAGACATCACGACTGCGATCGTAATCCTGTTCCTGATCGGAGCGATCTCGGGTACATGGACCATGAGCGGAGTCATCCCTACGCTGATCTGCTACGGAGTCAAGATAATCTCCCCGAAGTTCTTCCTGCTGACCGCCTGCGTGATATGCGCCGCCGTCTCGATAATGATCGGAAGTTCATGGACGACCATCGCGACAATCGGAGTCGCCCTGCTCGGAATCGGAAAAGCCGAAGGCTTCAGCGACGGACTGATCGCCGGTGCGATAATCTCTGGCGCATATTTCGGAGACAAGATCTCCCCTCTTTCGGACACCACGGTCATGGCTTCGTCGATCAACGGAGTGCCGCTGTTCGACCATATACGATACATGTTCTTCACGACAGTACCGTCGATAGTGATTACGCTGATTCTCTTTACCGTGCTCGGATTCACCCATAACGGGACCGACGCCGGGGATATAGCAGTCTACACTGAGACTCTCGAGTCGAAGTTCCATATCTCCGCATGGCTTCTGCTGGTGCCGCTTGCGACCGGTTTCATGATCGCAAAGAAGCTGCCGGCCCTGATTGTCCTGGGACTGAGCGTTGCCGTTGCGGCCATCTTCGCCGTGCTGTTCCAGCCTGACCTGATTCGGGAGATCGGCAGTTCTGCGGCTATCGCACACGGCATCACAGGCACGGTTTCGGACGCCAAGCTGATGCTGGCGGGCATCATTGATACCATCTATGATACCGTCGCAGTCGATACGGGAGTCGAGGCCGTCAATGAACTGGTGACTTCGAGGGGCATGCTGGGCATGCTGAATACTGTCTACCTGATAATCTGCGCGATGTGCTTCGGAGGATGTCTCAAGGCCAGCGGAATGCTGCACCATATCGCCTCGCTGATCATTCCTCTGGCGCGCAGGCGTACGGGGATGGTCGCTTCGACCGTATGCACAGGAACCATCCTCAACGGTCTGGTTTCCGACCAGTATCTATCGATAATCCTTACTTCCAATATCTATAAGGACATCTATGCCCGCCAGGGCTACGAAAGCCGGCTTCTCAGCCGAAGCGTCGAAGATTCCGCCACAGTCACCTCTCCACTATTCCCATGGAGCAGCTGCGGAATGACCCAGGCCACAATCCTCGGCATCCCAACTCTGGTCTATCTTCCATACTGTTTCTTCAACATAATTTCCCCGTTGATGAGCATGGCAATAGCCGCCATCGGCTACAAAATCTTCCGCACCGAGAAATAA
- a CDS encoding glutamate formiminotransferase — MERIIECVPNFSEGRDKKIIASIAEAIASAGPKVLNIDPGEAANRTVITFAGTPEDVCEGAFRGVMKAAELIDMRKHHGTHPRSGATDVLPLVPVSGVTLEECAEMARTLAKRIYDELGIACYCYEAAAFRPEFRNLAVCRAGEYEALPEKLADPQRRPDFGPETMTPAIEKSGAINVGARNYLIAVNFNLDTESTKLANAIAFDVREKGRIAPDGTRVPGTLKGCKALGWFIEEYGIAQVSMNITDIDATPLHRAFEEVSRAAEARGVHVTGTEIIGLVPERVLLEAGRYFLGGDASDEDLIDAAVEAMGLSDLRPFVPSEKVLEQLL, encoded by the coding sequence ATGGAAAGAATAATCGAGTGCGTGCCGAATTTCAGCGAAGGGCGTGACAAGAAAATAATCGCCAGCATAGCCGAGGCCATCGCTTCGGCAGGACCGAAAGTCTTGAACATCGATCCGGGCGAGGCCGCCAACAGGACAGTCATCACCTTCGCCGGAACTCCCGAAGACGTCTGCGAAGGAGCCTTCCGCGGCGTCATGAAAGCCGCAGAACTTATTGACATGAGAAAGCATCACGGGACGCATCCTCGTTCCGGAGCGACCGACGTCCTGCCGCTTGTACCGGTTTCAGGAGTCACACTCGAAGAATGCGCTGAAATGGCGCGGACCCTGGCGAAACGGATATACGACGAACTGGGGATTGCATGCTACTGCTATGAAGCCGCCGCATTCAGACCGGAGTTCCGCAATCTCGCAGTCTGCCGGGCGGGAGAGTATGAAGCCCTGCCGGAGAAGCTGGCAGACCCGCAGAGGCGGCCGGACTTCGGGCCCGAGACCATGACCCCTGCGATAGAAAAATCTGGCGCCATCAATGTAGGCGCCCGCAATTACCTGATAGCGGTCAATTTCAACCTGGACACAGAGTCGACGAAGCTGGCTAACGCGATTGCTTTCGACGTCCGGGAGAAAGGCCGCATCGCTCCAGACGGGACCCGGGTTCCCGGCACGCTGAAGGGCTGCAAAGCCCTCGGATGGTTCATCGAAGAATATGGCATCGCCCAGGTTTCCATGAACATAACAGACATCGACGCTACTCCGCTGCACCGGGCGTTCGAAGAAGTCAGCCGCGCCGCCGAAGCCCGCGGAGTCCATGTCACCGGCACGGAGATCATCGGGCTGGTGCCGGAGAGGGTCCTGCTCGAGGCCGGAAGATACTTCCTGGGCGGAGATGCCTCCGACGAAGATCTCATCGACGCCGCCGTCGAAGCCATGGGCCTCTCCGACCTCCGTCCGTTCGTTCCGTCGGAGAAGGTTCTGGAACAACTTTTATAA
- a CDS encoding Peptidase C10 family protein encodes MKQLKYFAAILGLLAFVSCHEKDELSLDNAPEKAKNSNTLTIKKANAYVSLFSDYLGEKPGTKSEVQREVDYIDVLVERGDTLMYAFNYKNDAGYILLGAADTYFPILSHNSSGHLKFNEISIESPLYSVIQSFKGIIRDAKATPDYDSEYYERWKDLGDSDYTYEVIPCETPEFITDTKGRRTYSSGKKNIYPQTGMELKYWTQEGGYNYYAENKACIGCPAIAIGMLLYDLNSRMMGDPTTTYPSFSYYYDAYNIKDRTDGTETARKLRMIADIIPNYDWGNTKDATSTATLEDIVEGLHRLGFTQAQAVNYNFETLYRNFTFKGINYFGNEQNFERGVLLLAHDYLNGNGHIWFCDGYYEQAYEVVKKGIFGIVLKRWNEYEDKIYMNWGWAEKLGNGWYTPSDIYWESNEYGSITCKLNTKMIVNLSHYEYPYDLIDM; translated from the coding sequence ATGAAACAATTAAAGTATTTCGCAGCCATCCTTGGCCTGTTAGCTTTCGTTTCTTGTCACGAAAAAGACGAGTTATCGTTAGACAATGCTCCCGAGAAAGCTAAGAATTCTAACACATTGACTATCAAAAAAGCCAATGCTTATGTTTCACTCTTCTCCGACTATCTGGGAGAAAAACCAGGCACCAAGTCAGAGGTACAACGCGAGGTAGATTATATAGATGTCCTTGTCGAAAGAGGGGATACTCTTATGTATGCATTCAACTATAAGAATGATGCGGGTTATATCCTCTTAGGCGCAGCAGATACCTACTTCCCTATTCTGAGCCACAACTCTTCAGGACATCTGAAATTCAACGAAATCAGTATTGAAAGTCCATTATATAGCGTTATCCAATCATTCAAAGGTATAATCAGGGATGCAAAAGCCACCCCGGACTATGATTCGGAATACTACGAAAGATGGAAAGATCTGGGGGATAGCGATTATACCTATGAGGTTATACCTTGTGAAACTCCCGAGTTTATCACTGATACTAAAGGAAGAAGGACATATTCCTCCGGAAAAAAGAATATATACCCTCAGACCGGCATGGAACTGAAGTATTGGACTCAGGAAGGAGGATACAACTATTATGCAGAGAATAAGGCTTGCATCGGCTGTCCTGCAATTGCAATCGGAATGTTATTATATGATTTGAACTCTAGAATGATGGGGGATCCGACAACCACTTACCCTTCTTTCAGTTACTACTATGATGCATACAATATCAAAGACAGGACCGATGGAACTGAAACTGCACGTAAATTAAGGATGATAGCCGACATTATCCCCAACTATGACTGGGGTAATACAAAGGATGCGACAAGTACTGCCACCTTGGAAGATATTGTTGAAGGACTTCACAGACTGGGATTCACACAGGCACAAGCTGTAAACTATAATTTTGAAACATTATATAGAAACTTCACGTTCAAGGGGATCAATTATTTCGGCAACGAGCAGAATTTTGAAAGAGGGGTATTACTGTTAGCACATGACTATCTCAACGGCAACGGGCATATATGGTTCTGTGATGGCTATTATGAGCAGGCGTACGAAGTCGTAAAGAAAGGCATCTTCGGTATAGTACTGAAAAGATGGAATGAGTATGAAGATAAAATCTATATGAACTGGGGATGGGCTGAAAAATTAGGTAATGGCTGGTATACACCATCAGATATTTACTGGGAGTCTAACGAGTATGGAAGTATTACATGCAAGCTTAATACTAAGATGATTGTCAATCTCAGTCATTACGAATATCCATACGATTTGATTGATATGTAA
- a CDS encoding Acetyltransferase (GNAT) family protein — protein sequence MADITFRKATPSDAAFIARNVLASVDIDTFNGSISGENLATLAGLAEVCAREDTLYSWKNTLIAEVDGVPAGSISSYDGARYRKLKRKTFGLIARCSGYRPGKMDDETCEGEYYLDSMAVLPSFRGHGLGRLMIGQALEAAEALGFATASLIVDVTHHKLRRLYASLGFREDKQVNCFGTDFMHAVLDLH from the coding sequence ATGGCAGATATCACCTTCAGAAAGGCGACGCCATCAGACGCCGCCTTTATTGCGAGAAACGTCCTCGCCTCAGTCGATATCGACACCTTCAACGGTTCGATTTCCGGAGAAAACCTTGCAACCCTCGCCGGGCTTGCAGAAGTATGCGCCAGAGAAGATACTCTCTACAGCTGGAAGAACACCCTTATCGCAGAAGTTGACGGCGTCCCCGCCGGCAGCATCTCCTCATACGACGGGGCCCGCTACAGAAAGCTCAAGCGCAAGACCTTCGGATTGATAGCCAGATGCTCGGGCTACCGTCCGGGCAAGATGGATGACGAGACATGCGAAGGCGAATACTACCTGGATTCGATGGCCGTCCTGCCTTCTTTCAGGGGCCATGGTCTCGGCCGTCTAATGATCGGCCAGGCGCTGGAGGCAGCCGAGGCCCTCGGCTTTGCCACAGCCTCCCTGATCGTCGACGTGACACACCACAAGCTCCGCCGCCTCTACGCCTCCCTGGGCTTCCGGGAAGACAAACAGGTCAATTGCTTCGGCACCGACTTCATGCACGCCGTCCTTGACTTGCATTAA
- a CDS encoding flavodoxin I, producing MKTVVYYGSTTGTCEDLANRISAALGGADVKNAAELGAEAAGYDLIVLGTSTWGDGEVQDDWYGALDTLKGLNLAGKKVAIFGVGDCESYPDTFCGGMKAIYDAAKAAGADVLPGVDASEYNYGSSDSVVDGKFVGLALDETNESDKTDDRIAAWVATLK from the coding sequence ATGAAGACAGTAGTATATTATGGTTCCACGACTGGAACATGCGAAGATCTCGCAAACAGGATTTCTGCCGCTCTCGGCGGAGCCGATGTAAAAAATGCAGCTGAACTCGGGGCCGAGGCTGCCGGTTATGATCTTATCGTACTCGGAACATCTACCTGGGGCGACGGTGAAGTCCAGGACGACTGGTACGGCGCCCTCGATACCCTCAAGGGTCTGAACCTTGCTGGAAAGAAGGTCGCAATATTCGGTGTAGGCGACTGTGAAAGCTATCCTGACACCTTCTGCGGTGGAATGAAGGCTATCTATGATGCTGCCAAGGCTGCAGGGGCCGATGTCCTTCCTGGCGTCGACGCATCAGAGTACAACTATGGTTCATCCGATTCTGTCGTCGACGGAAAATTCGTAGGCCTTGCCCTTGATGAGACAAACGAGTCTGACAAGACCGATGACAGGATCGCAGCCTGGGTGGCAACTCTCAAGTAA
- a CDS encoding glucosamine-6-phosphate deaminase, translating to MKVVIRNNSAEGSLWAAHYIAEKINAKAKVTDKPFVIGLCTGSTPIETYAELIRMVKAGEVSFKNVISFNMDEYVGLPESHPESYHSFMHKYLFDQIDEKPENIHILNGNAADPVAECEAYEKAIVEAGGFDLFLGGVGEDGHIAFNEPFSSLQSRTRVVTLTYDTRVVNARFFDNDFNKVPAQAMTVGVATVLSAKEVVILAFGHKKARAIKDAVEGPMSHYCTLSGLQGHPAGTIVCDELSVGELKVNSYRYFKAVEEAENL from the coding sequence ATGAAAGTCGTAATCAGAAACAATTCTGCGGAAGGTTCCCTCTGGGCAGCGCATTATATCGCAGAAAAAATCAACGCAAAAGCTAAGGTGACCGACAAGCCTTTCGTCATCGGTCTCTGCACCGGATCTACTCCGATCGAGACATACGCAGAGCTTATCAGAATGGTAAAGGCAGGAGAGGTTTCTTTCAAGAATGTCATCTCATTCAACATGGATGAGTATGTTGGTCTTCCGGAAAGCCATCCGGAGAGCTACCACTCTTTCATGCACAAGTACCTTTTCGACCAGATCGACGAGAAACCGGAGAATATCCATATTCTTAACGGTAATGCCGCAGATCCTGTCGCAGAATGCGAGGCATATGAGAAAGCAATCGTCGAGGCCGGCGGCTTCGACCTCTTCCTCGGAGGAGTAGGCGAAGACGGCCATATCGCTTTCAACGAGCCTTTCTCTTCTCTTCAGTCCCGTACCCGCGTCGTCACCCTTACCTACGATACAAGAGTTGTCAATGCCCGTTTCTTCGACAATGACTTCAACAAGGTTCCGGCTCAGGCCATGACAGTCGGTGTCGCTACCGTCCTCAGCGCCAAGGAGGTCGTAATCCTTGCCTTCGGCCATAAGAAAGCTCGCGCTATCAAGGATGCTGTCGAGGGCCCTATGAGCCACTACTGCACTCTTTCCGGACTTCAGGGACATCCTGCCGGAACAATCGTCTGCGATGAACTCTCAGTCGGCGAGCTCAAGGTCAACAGCTACCGCTACTTCAAGGCTGTCGAGGAAGCAGAGAATCTTTAG